A window of Armatimonadota bacterium contains these coding sequences:
- a CDS encoding amidohydrolase family protein, protein MERGLALLESARREGFANPPPRKVDCPIADMHTHFAVRPSRSPRRRAGRTARRMPASDANAQLVAAGRLYGIARFVAIADLATELRARDRFPEVQIAVPIRWTHWGRPGRFVSDNLRTLHAAHAQGVRIVKMWMAPRLADRVEGEVPRPDAPALDPIFEFIERHDMAVLIHVSDPDRWFATKYAGRARLGKKADQYPPLEARMARHRSVLFQAAHMAGDPEHLDHVHRLLCDHPNLVVDTSATKWMVRELGRQPEHTRAFFDRWADRIVFGTDQVVLHDPEPHRYTVRYWIHRVFWETDLVCPLPIEDADSQGPPVLRGVDLSPRALERIYWRTPLRLLPPDRPPAE, encoded by the coding sequence ATGGAACGGGGTCTGGCGCTGCTCGAATCCGCGCGGCGGGAGGGGTTCGCGAACCCTCCGCCCCGCAAGGTGGACTGCCCGATCGCGGACATGCACACCCACTTCGCGGTGAGGCCGAGCAGGAGCCCTCGGCGACGTGCCGGTCGGACTGCGCGTCGGATGCCGGCGTCCGACGCCAACGCCCAGCTGGTCGCAGCCGGCAGGCTGTACGGGATCGCGCGGTTCGTCGCGATTGCCGATCTCGCCACCGAGCTGCGGGCCAGGGATCGCTTCCCCGAAGTCCAGATCGCCGTGCCGATCCGTTGGACCCACTGGGGCCGCCCCGGCCGGTTCGTCTCCGACAACCTGCGTACGCTGCACGCCGCGCACGCACAGGGAGTGCGCATCGTCAAGATGTGGATGGCCCCCAGGCTCGCGGACCGGGTGGAGGGAGAGGTCCCCCGCCCCGACGCACCGGCGCTGGACCCCATCTTCGAGTTCATCGAGCGGCACGACATGGCGGTCCTGATCCACGTCTCCGACCCGGACCGGTGGTTCGCGACGAAGTACGCCGGCCGTGCGCGCTTGGGCAAGAAGGCGGATCAGTATCCCCCGCTGGAAGCCCGCATGGCCCGCCACCGCAGCGTGCTGTTCCAAGCGGCCCACATGGCCGGCGACCCCGAACATCTGGACCACGTGCATCGCCTGCTGTGCGACCATCCCAACCTGGTTGTGGACACGAGCGCGACGAAGTGGATGGTGCGCGAGCTCGGCAGGCAGCCCGAGCACACGAGGGCCTTCTTCGACAGGTGGGCCGACCGAATCGTGTTCGGGACCGACCAGGTCGTCCTGCACGATCCGGAGCCGCACCGTTACACCGTTCGGTACTGGATCCACCGAGTCTTCTGGGAAACCGACCTCGTCTGCCCCCTGCCGATCGAAGACGCCGACAGCCAGGGGCCGCCCGTCCTGCGCGGCGTCGACCTCTCGCCGCGGGCGCTGGAGCGCATCTACTGGCGGACGCCGCTGCGGTTGCTGCCCCCGGACCGGCCGCCGGCCGAGTGA
- a CDS encoding CoA pyrophosphatase, protein MEARSSAVRIEQIRQRLAARRPRQIEDPAHRLAGVLVPLYESNGQIFVLLTKRTDRVATHKGQISFPGGAVEPIDRDALDAALRETWEEVGIASDDVELLGQLDDVPTVVSGFVIRPFVGRVPHPYELRIAPEEIGEVVRVPLAFFIKDRNLRLEWRERGVERHPVYFYDFGPHVIWGATARIVRDLVELVR, encoded by the coding sequence ATGGAGGCGCGGAGCAGCGCGGTTCGGATCGAGCAGATTCGCCAGCGACTCGCCGCCCGCCGACCCCGCCAAATCGAAGACCCTGCCCATCGACTCGCCGGCGTCCTCGTCCCGCTGTACGAGAGCAACGGCCAAATCTTCGTCCTGCTCACGAAGAGGACGGACCGGGTCGCCACCCACAAGGGCCAGATCTCGTTCCCGGGAGGCGCGGTCGAACCGATCGATCGCGACGCCCTCGACGCGGCGCTGCGGGAGACGTGGGAGGAGGTGGGGATCGCGTCGGACGACGTGGAACTGCTGGGTCAGCTGGACGACGTACCGACCGTGGTGTCCGGCTTTGTGATCCGGCCTTTCGTCGGCCGCGTCCCCCATCCTTACGAACTGCGGATCGCGCCCGAGGAGATCGGTGAAGTGGTGCGTGTGCCGCTGGCGTTCTTCATCAAGGACCGCAACCTGCGCTTGGAGTGGCGGGAGCGCGGCGTCGAGCGCCACCCCGTGTACTTCTACGACTTCGGACCACATGTGATCTGGGGAGCCACCGCGCGGATCGTGCGCGACCTGGTGGAGCTGGTGCGGTGA
- a CDS encoding metallophosphoesterase family protein gives MKLAIICDVHGNLAALEAVARDLDRVVGLQHVLVGGDICLGGLEPAECIDFLRQREWSAILGNTDRYITEEVVPAGPAASLLDWTRRSLDSDHMLYLAELPFQLRMVPEEGHDLYLVHATPWDIEEAVQPDAPEDLVERIFEEARANLVVYGHVHKQHRRELRGRVLVNPGSVGFPFDWDPRPAYALFTWDGRWHVQLRRVERGYDPERIARRYAAHHPYGAIWAQRIRTARA, from the coding sequence GTGAAGCTGGCCATCATCTGCGACGTCCACGGCAACTTGGCCGCCCTCGAGGCGGTGGCGCGGGATCTGGACCGAGTGGTGGGGCTGCAGCACGTGCTGGTGGGCGGCGACATCTGCCTGGGAGGTCTGGAGCCGGCGGAGTGCATCGACTTTTTGCGCCAGCGAGAGTGGTCGGCCATCCTCGGCAACACCGACCGCTACATCACAGAAGAAGTAGTACCCGCCGGGCCTGCTGCTTCGCTGCTGGACTGGACGCGAAGGTCCCTGGACAGCGACCACATGCTCTACCTCGCCGAGCTCCCCTTCCAGCTGCGCATGGTGCCCGAAGAAGGGCACGACCTGTACCTTGTGCACGCGACGCCGTGGGACATCGAGGAGGCGGTACAGCCGGACGCCCCCGAAGACCTGGTCGAGCGCATCTTCGAAGAAGCACGCGCCAACCTGGTCGTCTACGGGCACGTCCACAAGCAGCATCGCCGGGAACTGCGCGGCCGCGTGCTCGTGAACCCGGGGTCCGTGGGCTTTCCGTTCGACTGGGATCCGCGGCCGGCGTACGCGCTGTTCACGTGGGACGGGCGGTGGCACGTCCAGCTGCGGCGCGTCGAGCGCGGCTACGACCCCGAGCGGATCGCCCGGCGCTACGCGGCACACCACCCCTACGGCGCGATCTGGGCCCAGCGGATTCGGACCGCGAGGGCATGA